The Selenomonas sp. AB3002 sequence ATTTCCTTAACAGTAATGCCCTGTGGCGAAAACAGTGCCGCCTGCAGCAGCAGTTCGCACAAGGCTCTGGTAGTCTTGGTGCCAGGCAGCTCTGCCAACCGGGGCAGATTCTTTTCGTAGTCAGCCAGTTTCTGCCTCAGGCTCTCAGCAGCATTATTTACAGCCTCGCAGGTCAGTTCCATGAAGCCGAGGATAAAAGGCGTAAGCTCCCCCTTATTGATGTCCGCCTCTGTCTGGGAAAAGAGCTCATAATAACGCCCCCGCCGCCCCTTGATAAGTGCCGACAATCCCAGCGCCACCGCCGGGTGCAACTGGCGGGCGAAGAAGCAGGCCGTGATAAAACGGGACAGACGGCCATTGCCGTCATAGAAGGGGTGGATATAGCCCAGCAGATAATGGAAGATGGCCACCCTCACAAATACGGGAATGCTCTCATCATTCAGCACCGCCAGAGCCTTTTCCATGGCCTCGATGATTTTTGTCTCAGGATAAAGCCCCCGATGGACAGTTTTCTGGGCAGCAGACACGATATCCACGCTGCCACGGCGGAAAATCTGCCCATCCGGCAGGTTGTGGGGATTGTCCCGCTCTATTTCATCAGACATGAAATCATCATAGAGGCGGCGTATATCCTCACAGGTCTTGAGGGGAAATTCCTCCCCCCTGATAATTTTCTCATACTGGTCCACCACACTCCCCAGACGTCTCCCGCGCCTCACCCCCTCCGGCAGGGCCATGGCCTCCATGATTTCCCGCCGTGTGCTGCGCACGCCCTCGATGTCATTGGTAGACTTGATTTCCTCAATCAAGCTGCCATGCAGATATATCTCCATGGCAGCACCGGGCAACCTTCCCGCAATCTCCATAAACTCCTTGAACTGCCCCATAATCTTGTCCTGCAACAAGGCAATCTCTTCCGTGTAGCAGAAAAAAGCAGGATGCTCAGCATTCCTGCCATATTGCCTGAGGACAAAGGGCAGCTGCCTTGCAAACGGGCTGGAAAAGCGCGTCCGGTATTCAACCTCCCATTTATCGGGTTCCTTGTAGTATATGTAGTAAAGAGATTCGTATTCCATGGACGCCTCCTAAAATTGAGGTCATTTTTACTTTCGACCTCAATTTTTGCGATTTTTGAGGTCTTTACTGTATTTTACCACCCAAAAATCCTCATTATCAAGCAAAAATACCCCTGTGAAGAGATTCTATCCTCACAGGGGCGCCCTCATTTCTTACAGTTTCATCAATCAGACGGCGTTGCCTTCCTCATTTCTCCAGCAGCTCCGCATGATCCAGGATTGCCTTCCCCGCCATGCAGGCCGGGCAGAAGCAGGTATCACCGCCGTTTGCCTTGACCTCCTGAGCCTGTTTCAGCATAGCCTCCGCCTGCTCTGGGCCGAAGAGTTCCTTGGCCTTGTCCGAAGCAAAGAAGGGCATGACCTCATCAATGCTCTGCACATCCTCACGCAGACGGGTCAGCAGCGCCTCAGCAGCTGCCTTTTCTCCTGCCGTCCCCACTGCCGCAAGATAAGCCTGAGCCGCCTCCCGCAGCCCCGCATAGCAGCTGGGCGCATCAATGACAGCCTGTACCTTTGCCAAAAGTTCTTCCTTCGTCATACAAACGCTCCTCTCTTCCAAAAACATGTCCATGATACATTTTCTTCAACCTTCTTGAAAATCCTTCCTGCCTGAAGCTGGAAAGGTGATGCCGAAATGAACTAGGGTAAAAAGGGAATCTTCCAGGCCTCTGTCAGCTTTTCCATATTCCAGCGGGCGTTGGCAGGGCTGGTTGAGGGCAGCTGGTGAAAGTGGATATCGGGGCGACTCAGCAGGGGCTTATTGTATTTTTTGAAGCATTGATAAGATTTGCCGCCATTGAAGCAGATGGTATGGATATGGGGGTAAGCATCAAGCAGGGCGGTGAAGTCATTGCCCTGCTCGTTTTTTATGTCCGCGTCAAGGCTGCCTTTCCGCTCGCAGACGGCAATGGAATCCCACAGGGCAATATGGTGACGGAGGAGCATATCCAGACGTTCCTGATAGTCAACAGGTGGCGGTGATTGTTCCAAAATGCCGGCCATCAGAGGCCAAAAGCGGTTCTGTGGATGGGCATAATACTGCCGGGCTCCAAGAGAGGCCACGCTGGGCATGGAACCCAGAATGAGATGGGTGCAGTTTTCGTCAATACTGGGGCGGAAGCCAATACAATGAAAATCGGATACAGACAAAGGAACACCTCCTGACAATTTCATTTCAATAGCTACGAAACATACGCCCCCTATCTCAGTTCGCTTTCTATCTCCTCGATAGTAGGCAAAGTCCCCTTGAACTCCTCAGGCAGCAACTTGGACAGCTCATACTCGGAAATTCCTATGGGCAGGTTCACCCCCACGGTGGCGTATTTGGCCAGCACCTCATCCTTGGTCTTGCAGATAAGCAGGCCAATGGTCTGGCCATCGCCCTCTCCCCGCAGCATTCCGTCCACGGCGGCCACATAGGTGCTGACCTGGCCAATATCCCTCGGCTCGAATTCCGTCACCTTCACCTCGATGACCACATAAGAGCGCAGCTTGATATGATAGAAAAGCAGGTCGATAAATTGCTCCGTCTTGCCAACAGTCAGGCGGTATTCCCTTCCCACAAAGGCAAAGCCCTTGCCCAGCTCCAGCAGGAATTTAGTGATGTTGTCCATCAGCGCATCCTTCAGTTCCTTCTCATGATAGTTTGCCGTCAGCGTCAGGAAGTCGAAGTTATACGGGTCCTTGGTTATCTCCTGGGCCAGCTCGCTCTGCTCCGGGGGCAGGATGGACGCAAAGTTTGTGACGGCTTTGCCCTGCCGCTCATATAGGTCAGTATCGAGGAAATTCAAAAGCACCGCCCGTGACCAGCCATTTTCGATAGTCTGCTTGATATAGAAAACAGCCTTGGCCGAATTGCCTTGACATTTCGAGATAATATTACGATGGTGTCCCCATGGAATGCTAAAAAGACTCTCCATATCCAATTCAGTCACAACTTGTGACTGAATTTCCGTTGAAGCTAATTTAGGCACAACTTGTGACTGAATCAGCGGGCTATAGAGTTGATAGAATCTTTTTATGTATCTCAGGTTGGTAGGAGACCACCCCTTAATTGTTGGCAGTTCTTGTTGCAAGTCTTTGCTTAAATCATCTATAAACCCGCTTCCCCACCGGCTCTCCGCCTTCATCTCCACTATGTCCCTGCCCAGTTCCCAGTAAAAGGCCAGCATTTCCCGGTTGACCTTCACCGCGGCCTTGATCTGGCTCTGCCGAAATTTCTTGCTCAGAGACTGAACCCACTGCTTGTAAGCCAAGTCTTTAGTCAATAATCCACTCATTTGCCTGCCGCCTCTCAATAGTTTTTTCTTCTTCCTCAAATATACTTCAATACTAAATCCCTGGCAACAGAAAAAGCTTTCTAACGCCTCCACTAACAACACGCCCCCTGCGAAGATACCATCCTCACAGGGGGCGCTTTCGTTTCTTGTTTTTTCAATCAGGCGGCTTTAACGGCCTTATTGTCGGCGGGCAGCTTGTCGTAGGCATCTATGGCCTGCTGGAAGCGCTGCTGCACGTCTTTTAAGAGGTACAGGCCGTCAGCGTTGGCTTTCAGGCCCTTGAGTTTCAGCTGGAACACCTCGGGGGGCGTGTCCAGGGTCAGGGCAGTGCGGTCACGGAGCTGGTCGGTGGTCTGGTACACCAGGCTGAAGGCGGCGTATTCTTTGCCGTCCTTGCCGGCGAATTTCTCGATGACCAGCTTGGAGCCGATGGGGGTCTTCTTCTCGATGCTGCCCCGCAGCTCGTATTCCTCCACCTCCAAGGCAGCCAGCACGCTGGCGATATTAGAGTCATGGCCGCAGAGGAAGGTGAACTTGCGGCCCTCGGTCTTCAGCTCCTTGTTCATTTCCTCCAAAAGGGGGTGAGCCACATTGACGGCTACGCTGGGGGCGGTGAAGAGCACATCGCCGTAGACGTCCTTGACCTTGGCTATCTGCTCCCATTCCTGCTGGGTGAGCTTGTGGCCGAAGCCTGCCTTGGTCTTGTCCTGCTCCTCGTAATACTGGAGAATGAAAGCGTCACTGGCGGAATTGGCCAGCTTCAGGGAGCCCTTCATAGCAGGTTCCTTGTTCACCTCCAGCAGGATCTGCAGGTCGTCATTCCTGAACTTGGTGAAGCCGTCCTTCTTGGCCATGGGGGAATCCTTCAGGTCAAGGGTCTTCTCCAGCACCCGGTATTCCTTTTCCATCTTGTCGTTGATGCCCTGCAGGCCCTTCTGCCCGCCCATGGCGCTGATTTCCTCCATGGCCTGATGGCGGAAAGCATCGCTGACGAAGGTCAGCTGTGGGTTGAACACCGGGTCCATCTTGCTGGGAGCGAACTTGTGCTCGATGGTCACATTGGCCACCGGCAACATGCCGCTGGAGAAGTACTGGGCAGTGGCAATGGTGCGCTGCATGGAGTTGGCATAAAAGCGCATCTCCCCCTCTTTAGGCAGGTAGTTCTCCGTCATCAGGCCATCACGCACCAGCCACTGGCGGAAATACTGGCCCATCATGGTCTCCAGCTGGCCGCCTCTCAGGGAAAGCTCACTGGGGCCGGAGGTCCACTTGAACCACTCATGGGGCGTGAGGTTGCCCAGGGCAGAGCCATTGCCGGACAGGGGAGAGCGGATATTGTGGCGGCTCAGCACCACCATTTCCTCCAGATTGTATTTATCCTGAAAATCCGCAGGCCGTTCCGCCTGCACAGCACCAGAAAGAGTCACCAGGGAAAGGCAGACAGCCGCTGCCACTTTCTTGAAATTCATGACTAAGCCTCCTAAGAAGTTCTCTCGTGTTTTCTCTACGGTGCTAATTATAGGACCGATATCAGGAAGAAACAATCCAAAATACCGTAAAAATGTCCATAAAAATGAAGTTATATCCAATAAAAAACTTCTCCGCTTTTGCAGAGAAGTTCTCGATATTCACGCCAGCACCGGCTCATTTTCCTTTTCCGGCCAGACATAGAGTGCCAGATAGAGCACCCAGAGCAGAATCTGCAGCAAGACATTGGGCAGCATCAGCAGGATAATGGCTATGGCGCCTATGACCTTGCCGCCCTTCAGGGCCCTGGCCCGGCGCACCAGGATAGCTATCATCAGGGAGAAGTAGATGACGTAAAGGGGCGTCAGGAGCCAGAAAATAGCGTACATCATAGGCGTGAAACTTCCCATTTCCTTCAGGACTTCCATGGTGCCTGCCAGAGTGGCCACGCCGAAGAACATGGCCAGCATCAAGAGCAGTTCCTTCCACCACCAGCTGAAAAATTCCTTTTTCCCCAGGGCCTCTCCCAGCCGGTACCAGCTGAGTTTCTGCCTGTTGCCTATCCACAGGAGCATCAGGGAAAACAGCAGTCCGCTGGCATTTTCATACAGCAGGAAAATCTTCTCGTCCATTTATGCCTCGCCTCCCATCAGTACAGCAGCGTCTTCCTCCCCGCCCTCCGGCACATCCTTTTCAGTCATGAAATAAAGGACCAGGCAGGGCAGCCAATAGGTCACAGGCGCAATCATGGTCAGCGGCGGCATGAGGGCAAAGGCGGCAATCATGGTCCCCTGCTCGTATCTCAGGGCCTTGGCCCGCTTGATGATGACCGCCAGCATCAGGGCGTAGAGCACCACAGAAACAGGCAGCATGGGCAGCACTCCCAGCAGCAGATATTTCCCAGCCTCCAGTCCCAGCAGCATCTTCATTTCCAGTATGGCGCCGAAGACAACGCCCCCCAGACAGATGGCAGCCGACACTCCCATCAGGATTCCCCATCGGCGCAGATAGGTTTTCTTATCCATCGCCTTATCAAGAGCATACCACTTCCACCCCCGCCTGTTTCCAAACCAAAGCAGCAGGAAAGCCAGCGCAAAAACCAGCAGCTTGCCCACCACGGCGACAATCATTACATCTGTGTCATATCCCATGTGTTTATCTCCTTTCCAAAACTGTTACCAGGAAAGGATAGCACACCATGATTAGAATTTTCTTAGATGCAAAAAAATAAGGCAGGGGAATCAATCCTCTGCCTCAGCCTTATTATCTTCAAATGTCAGGTCATACAGTTCCACCATGTCCTTGATATGCTGGTAGGCTGGACCGCTGAACTCGGCGGTGACGCTCTTGCCTCCCTGCTGATAGTAGGTCATGGTGCCGTAGCCGGCGGCGGCCACAGCCCGGAAGGCTTCCATCCATGATTCGTCAGCCACGCCGGTGTAGCGCTCCGACAGCCATTCCGCGTCAGGAGCCAGCGCTTTCTGACGCTTCTGGGGGTTCAGGTGGAACTCGTAGTGCTTGCCTCCGGCCTTGATGACGAAGCTGTCACCGAAAATCCAGGCCTCGCCGTTGCCATCCTTGATGTTGTAGTAGTAATAGATCTCATACTGCAGGCGGCAGCTGCGGCCCACCGCCAGACTGGGGTTCAGGTACAGCCCTGAAGGAGGCTGGTCCGGCTTGTAGTAGCTGTAGATGGTCACAGTGCCATTCTTGTTCTTCTCCATGGCAGCCGTGAGCCTGGCCATATTCCTTTCCCTGACGGCAGCGTTCTTTCTGGCCTCCTGCTTGGCCTTTGCCTCC is a genomic window containing:
- a CDS encoding Fic family protein, which translates into the protein MEYESLYYIYYKEPDKWEVEYRTRFSSPFARQLPFVLRQYGRNAEHPAFFCYTEEIALLQDKIMGQFKEFMEIAGRLPGAAMEIYLHGSLIEEIKSTNDIEGVRSTRREIMEAMALPEGVRRGRRLGSVVDQYEKIIRGEEFPLKTCEDIRRLYDDFMSDEIERDNPHNLPDGQIFRRGSVDIVSAAQKTVHRGLYPETKIIEAMEKALAVLNDESIPVFVRVAIFHYLLGYIHPFYDGNGRLSRFITACFFARQLHPAVALGLSALIKGRRGRYYELFSQTEADINKGELTPFILGFMELTCEAVNNAAESLRQKLADYEKNLPRLAELPGTKTTRALCELLLQAALFSPQGITVKEMQKQLGKSENTIYSHLKKIPSEMLLVDERGRNYLYRLTAE
- a CDS encoding DNA-deoxyinosine glycosylase, translating into MSVSDFHCIGFRPSIDENCTHLILGSMPSVASLGARQYYAHPQNRFWPLMAGILEQSPPPVDYQERLDMLLRHHIALWDSIAVCERKGSLDADIKNEQGNDFTALLDAYPHIHTICFNGGKSYQCFKKYNKPLLSRPDIHFHQLPSTSPANARWNMEKLTEAWKIPFLP
- a CDS encoding PDDEXK nuclease domain-containing protein, translating into MSGLLTKDLAYKQWVQSLSKKFRQSQIKAAVKVNREMLAFYWELGRDIVEMKAESRWGSGFIDDLSKDLQQELPTIKGWSPTNLRYIKRFYQLYSPLIQSQVVPKLASTEIQSQVVTELDMESLFSIPWGHHRNIISKCQGNSAKAVFYIKQTIENGWSRAVLLNFLDTDLYERQGKAVTNFASILPPEQSELAQEITKDPYNFDFLTLTANYHEKELKDALMDNITKFLLELGKGFAFVGREYRLTVGKTEQFIDLLFYHIKLRSYVVIEVKVTEFEPRDIGQVSTYVAAVDGMLRGEGDGQTIGLLICKTKDEVLAKYATVGVNLPIGISEYELSKLLPEEFKGTLPTIEEIESELR
- a CDS encoding histidine-type phosphatase; this encodes MNFKKVAAAVCLSLVTLSGAVQAERPADFQDKYNLEEMVVLSRHNIRSPLSGNGSALGNLTPHEWFKWTSGPSELSLRGGQLETMMGQYFRQWLVRDGLMTENYLPKEGEMRFYANSMQRTIATAQYFSSGMLPVANVTIEHKFAPSKMDPVFNPQLTFVSDAFRHQAMEEISAMGGQKGLQGINDKMEKEYRVLEKTLDLKDSPMAKKDGFTKFRNDDLQILLEVNKEPAMKGSLKLANSASDAFILQYYEEQDKTKAGFGHKLTQQEWEQIAKVKDVYGDVLFTAPSVAVNVAHPLLEEMNKELKTEGRKFTFLCGHDSNIASVLAALEVEEYELRGSIEKKTPIGSKLVIEKFAGKDGKEYAAFSLVYQTTDQLRDRTALTLDTPPEVFQLKLKGLKANADGLYLLKDVQQRFQQAIDAYDKLPADNKAVKAA